Below is a genomic region from Treponema sp. J25.
TGACCTTTGCTTATCCAAAGGAACGAATAAGCTGTTCTGTAAGGAGACTCCACCCATCAACCAAAACAAAAAGAATAAGTTTAAAGGGCATGGAGATCATTACCGGTGGCAACATGATCATCCCCATCGACATGAGAGCGCTGGCCACCACCATATCGATGACAATGAAGGGAATGTACAAGAGGATACCTATCTTAAAAGCCACCGTAAGTTCATTCAGGATGAATGCAGGAATAAGCACATAGGTAGGAACATCTGCCAGGGTGTTAGGCTTGGGAAGCCCCCGCATGGCCATGAAAAGGCGGATGTTATTGGTGCCCGTCTTATTCCGCATCTGATTATACATAAAAAGCCGTAAGGGCTGTTCCGCTTCCCGGTAGGCCTCTTCTACGCCGATCTTTCCCTCCGAAAGGGGCTTAAACGACCGGGTATAGATCGTTTCAAAGGTGGGCCACATGATAAAGAGGGTCATGAAAAAGGAAATTCCCAATATCACCTGGTTTGGAGGAGCCTGCTGCAGCGAAAGGGCCCGCTTAATAAAATCCAGAACGATAGAGATGCGGAGGAAGCTCGTCATCAAAATAAGGATGCTCGGGGCAAGGGAAAGAACCGTAAGCAATAGGAGCAACTGGATCGAAAAGGCCACTTCCCGGCCACTGGCGGGATTACGAATGGTAAGATCGATAAAGGGAACCACCGGCGGGGCCGGCGGAGTGGGAACATTCACCGTCCCCTGGGTGGAACGGCCGGGGAAATTACTCTGATTTTGTTGCTGTGCAAAAAGGGGGCCGCTTACACAAAGAAACATGCCCACCAAAAGGAAGAACAGGCCTCTTCCTTTCATGATTGTAACCTCTTGAGTCGTTCCCGTTGTTTTCGGATTTCCTCTGCTTCCAGAGCTTCTTTGTGAACCTTCCCACCGGTTCCCTTTCCGTAGCCCCAGGAGGCTAAGATCTTTTTAAAATCGAGGGCCCGCTGGGACCGGCGGGCCTGTTGTTCCGATTCTTCAAGGAAAAGGGCGTCCAGGGTTTCTTGGTCATCTATTTCCGCAATAGGGTGCACTCCCCCATCACTGGCCCCTACGAGGTAGGCCTTTCTGCCCAGGGCTACCACATGCACAAAACGATTCGAACCCAGATGCACCGAGGCCACCAGACGAAGATTCGATGCTTCCTGCTGGGTAGGTCGAGAAAGGCGCCTAAAAAAGTAGACCACCCCATATACTGCGGCTGCTACCACCGCAAGGATAATGACGAGGCGAAAAACAGTCCAGAAGGAAAAAGGATTTTGTACCGTTGCAGCAGCCGGCGACGGCTCTTCGATGGTAAGGGTCCGTTCATCGACCCTCTGGTTTTGAGTATCCCCAATAGCAGGGCCCTCCGCCCCCGTCTGGCCATATCCCATCATTCCCAGAAGGATCGCCAAGGACCCCACGAGTAGCATCTTTTTCAATGTCCCCTCCCATTCCGGGCTTAACCCATATCACTCATCCGTTCCATGGGCGAAACAATCTCGGTAACCCGGACACCAAAATTTTCATCTATGACTACCACTTCTCCTTTGGCAATCAATTTGTGGTTTACCAGGATGTCCACGGGCTCACCGGCCAGTTTATCCAATTCAATAATGGTGCCTTCCCCCATTCCGAGGATTTCTTTAATAAGTTTTTTTGTCCTCCCGAGCTCCACGGTGAGTTCCATGTACACATCCATAATGAGACCGATATTCCCCTGTTCGGCAGGCCCCATCTGGGGAGTCAATGAAGGGAATTGAACGGGCTGAACGCTGGGGGTTTGCAGGGGAGCCCCATAGGCCCCCATCGCCGGCATAGGCTGCTGAGCCGGCATGGGGCCAAACATGGCCTGCCCTGGCATCATGCCGTACCCACCTTGCGCCATAGCACCACCGGTCATGGCAGGCCCCATAGCCATTCCTCCAGCGCCAACGGGGCTCGCCATGGATCCACCTATTCCGGGAGGAACCGCCCCTGCCACAGGGGCGCCCATACCCATCATTCCCATCGCAGCACCCGCCGTCGCCCGGGGGCTCGCCCCAAGGGAACTCGCGATAGCAGTGGCCACCGACATACCCAGCACTTCCCAGAGGGGAATTTCCACCCCATCGCTAAATTTCATGGTATAGCTAATCCGAACAAAATCTCCTGCCGGTAAGGCTACCACCGCTTTGGGCACATGGGTCGCGTCAG
It encodes:
- a CDS encoding flagellar biosynthetic protein FliO, whose product is MLLVGSLAILLGMMGYGQTGAEGPAIGDTQNQRVDERTLTIEEPSPAAATVQNPFSFWTVFRLVIILAVVAAAVYGVVYFFRRLSRPTQQEASNLRLVASVHLGSNRFVHVVALGRKAYLVGASDGGVHPIAEIDDQETLDALFLEESEQQARRSQRALDFKKILASWGYGKGTGGKVHKEALEAEEIRKQRERLKRLQS
- the fliP gene encoding flagellar type III secretion system pore protein FliP (The bacterial flagellar biogenesis protein FliP forms a type III secretion system (T3SS)-type pore required for flagellar assembly.), which codes for MFLCVSGPLFAQQQNQSNFPGRSTQGTVNVPTPPAPPVVPFIDLTIRNPASGREVAFSIQLLLLLTVLSLAPSILILMTSFLRISIVLDFIKRALSLQQAPPNQVILGISFFMTLFIMWPTFETIYTRSFKPLSEGKIGVEEAYREAEQPLRLFMYNQMRNKTGTNNIRLFMAMRGLPKPNTLADVPTYVLIPAFILNELTVAFKIGILLYIPFIVIDMVVASALMSMGMIMLPPVMISMPFKLILFVLVDGWSLLTEQLIRSFG
- the fliN gene encoding flagellar motor switch protein FliN produces the protein MSDGALSQDEIDALLAGVDSSSFGIPSGGGSASLDEGVRSALQDFITGTLPTQSSNLSMMTGTTVSLQLTGVDGTNREAFLQKVTDMAVAVKVDFTAGLSGEHMFVFPEEGARKIASLMNHEENIELDDMALSVIGEVVSQITGTQITALTEKTGNKTITSTSPDATHVPKAVVALPAGDFVRISYTMKFSDGVEIPLWEVLGMSVATAIASSLGASPRATAGAAMGMMGMGAPVAGAVPPGIGGSMASPVGAGGMAMGPAMTGGAMAQGGYGMMPGQAMFGPMPAQQPMPAMGAYGAPLQTPSVQPVQFPSLTPQMGPAEQGNIGLIMDVYMELTVELGRTKKLIKEILGMGEGTIIELDKLAGEPVDILVNHKLIAKGEVVVIDENFGVRVTEIVSPMERMSDMG